From Triticum aestivum cultivar Chinese Spring chromosome 4A, IWGSC CS RefSeq v2.1, whole genome shotgun sequence, a single genomic window includes:
- the LOC123086818 gene encoding jasmonate-induced oxygenase 2 — protein MGGLSMDQAFVQAPEHRTKANLADADGIPVIDLSPLAAGDKAGVDALAAEVGRASQDWGFFVVVRHGVLAETVARALEAQRAFFALPADRKAAVRRDEAAPLGYYESEHTKNVRDWKEVFDLVPREPPPPAAVADGELVFENKWPEDLPRFREALEEYAEAMEELAFKLLELIARSLGLRPDRLRCFFKDQTTFIRLNHYPPCPSPDLALGVGRHKDAGALTILYQDDVGGLDVRRRSDGEWVRVRPVPDSYVINVGDIIQVWSNDRYESAEHRVSVNSQKERFSMPYFFNPGSDAMVEPLEEMVSDERPARYDAYNWGNFFSTRKNSNFRKLDVENVQIAHFRKDRS, from the exons ATGGGCGGCCTCTCCATGGACCAGGCCTTCGTGCAGGCGCCCGAGCATCGCACCAAGGCGAACCTCGCCGACGCGGACGGCATCCCGGTCATCGACCTCTCCCCTCTCGCGGCCGGCGACAAGGCCGGCGTGGACGCCCTCGCCGCCGAGGTGGGCAGGGCGAGCCAGGACTGGGGGTTCTTCGTGGTGGTGCGCCACGGCGTGCTGGCGGAGACGGTGGCGCGGGCGCTGGAGGCGCAGAGGGCCTTCTTCGCGCTGCCGGCGGACCGGAAGGCGGCCGTGCGGAGGGACGAGGCGGCACCGCTGGGGTACTACGAGTCGGAGCACACCAAGAACGTCAGGGACTGGAAGGAGGTGTTCGACCTCGTCccccgcgagccgccgccgcctgccgcggtTGCCGACGGCGAGCTCGTGTTCGAGAACAAGTGGCCCGAGGACCTCCCGCGGTTCAG AGAGGCGCTCGAGGAGTACGCGGAAGCGATGGAGGAGCTGGCGTTCAAGCTGCTGGAGCTGATCGCCCGGAGCCTGGGCCTGCGACCGGACCGCCTGCGCTGCTTCTTCAAGGACCAGACCACCTTCATCCGGCTGAACCACTATCCGCCCTGCCCgagccccgacctcgccctcgGCGTCGGCCGCCACAAGGACGCCGGCGCGCTCACCATCCTCTACCAGGACGACGTCGGCGGGCTGGACGTCCGGCGCCGGTCCGACGGCGAGTGGGTGCGCGTCAGGCCCGTCCCGGACTCGTACGTCATCAACGTCGGCGACATCATCCAGGTGTGGAGCAACGACAGGTACGAGAGCGCGGAGCACAGGGTGTCGGTGAACTCGCAGAAGGAGAGGTTCTCCATGCCCTACTTCTTCAACCCCGGGAGCGACGCCATGGTCGAGCCGCTGGAGGAGATGGTGAGCGACGAGAGGCCGGCCAGGTACGACGCCTACAACTGGGGCAACTTCTTCAGCACCAGGAAGAACAGCAACTTCAGGAAGCTCGACGTCGAAAACGTCCAGATCGCACACTTCAGAAAGGACCGATCTTGA
- the LOC123082252 gene encoding protein GLUTAMINE DUMPER 3: protein MRPGAGFNATAAATKAAVAPLAAGAAHSAWHSPVPYLFGGLAAMLGLIAFALLILACSYWKLSGYLEGSAGRGHDEGSATDGAKLVASDQAPAAWEEKVLVVMAGDVEPTYLATPMSSRDRSSKGEEEEKKVSVVAMASIKDAGNGEHSRNQMESVTPSHVFRGVLQFLQ from the exons ATGAGACCAGGGGCAGGTTTCAATGCGACGGCGGCAGCAACGAAGGCTGCGGTAGCCCCTCTGGCCGCCGGCGCCGCGCACTCCGCGTGGCACTCGCCGGTGCCGTACCTCTTCGGTGGCCTGGCCGCGATGCTCGGACTCATCGCCTTCGCCCTTCTCATCCTCGCCTGCTCGTACTGGAAGCTGTCCGGGTACCTGGAGGGCAGCGCCGGCCGCGGCCACGACGAAGGTTCCGCCACCGACGGCGCCAAGCTGGTGGCCTCGGACCAGGCGCCAGCAGCGTGGGAGGAGAAAGTACTGGTGGTCATGGCCGGGGACGTGGAGCCGACGTACCTGGCCACGCCCATGTCAAGCAGAGACCGTAGCagcaagggagaagaggaggagaagaaggtgtCTGTGGTCGCCATGGCTAGCATCAAGGATGCTGGTAATGGTGAGCACAGTCGGAACCAGAT GGAGAGCGTAACCCCGAGCCATGTTTTTCGTGGGGTTCTTCAATTTTTGCAATGA
- the LOC123086819 gene encoding transcription termination factor MTERF15, mitochondrial has protein sequence MAFALRALHHRLPRSLHHSNPLSTSASSHDLRELLRIQRILGDPAATTQPPQTQQRPLASSTTDLHRLLHRAAGLSTAEATSLLHRVPNTHRLGHLLQELRGLRLPADEIKNALGSDPDGLLSMEPGEPSRLIELLDELRCRAPIKDQVLSHGVLSAAIATRRRVELLHERGLSRRDALRVISVEPRAILYSLEDVERKVEFLVGRMGFEIGWLVEYPEFLGINLDRSIVPRHNVVEYLASVGGLGDPIEMRHYVRFSRLKFYNLFVKPYLECERIFGGLVRERKDEVRRQHPVGLWKLFKPAKYESTEENVKDMKLVVESLH, from the coding sequence atgGCTTTCGCTCTACGGGCCCTTCACCACCGCCTCCCCCGCTCTCTCCACCACTCCAATCCCCTCTCCACCTCCGCCTCATCCCACGACCTCCGCGAGCTCCTCCGCATCCAACGCATCCTCGGTGACCCCGCAGCAACCACCCAACCCCCACAAACGCAACAACGCCCACTAGCCTCCAGCACCACGGACCTGCACCGACTGCTCCACCGCGCGGCCGGCCTCAGCACCGCCGAGGCCACGTCCCTGCTCCACCGCGTCCCTAACACCCACCGCCTGGGCCACCTTCTCCAAGAACTTCGTGGCCTGCGCCTCCCGGCGGACGAGATCAAGAACGCCCTCGGGTCCGACCCCGACGGGCTCCTCTCCATGGAGCCGGGCGAGCCGTCCCGCCTCATCGAGCTCCTGGACGAGCTCCGCTGCCGGGCGCCCATCAAGGACCAGGTCCTCTCTCACGGCGTGCTCAGCGCCGCAATCGCCACGAGGCGGCGGGTAGAGCTCCTGCACGAGCGCGGGCTGAGCCGGCGGGACGCGCTGAGGGTGATCTCCGTTGAGCCCAGGGCAATTTTATATAGCCTGGAGGATGTGGAGAGGAAGGTGGAGTTCTTGGTGGGCAGGATGGGGTTTGAGATCGGTTGGCTGGTGGAGTACCCGGAGTTCTTGGGGATAAATCTCGACAGGTCGATCGTCCCGCGGCACAATGTGGTGGAGTATTTGGCGTCGGTGGGTGGGCTTGGGGACCCCATTGAGATGAGGCATTATGTGAGATTCAGCCGCCTCAAGTTCTACAATCTGTTCGTGAAGCCATACCTGGAGTGCGAGAGGATTTTCGGGGGCCTAGTCAGGGAGAGAAAGGATGAGGTGAGGCGCCAGCATCCGGTGGGGTTGTGGAAGCTGTTTAAGCCGGCGAAGTATGAGAGCACTGAGGAGAATGTGAAGGACATGAAGTTGGTTGTTGAATCACTTCATTAG